The Shewanella mangrovisoli genome has a window encoding:
- the nrdB gene encoding class Ia ribonucleoside-diphosphate reductase subunit beta, with amino-acid sequence MTYSTFCQTPNDATREPMFFGQSVNVARYDQQKYEVFEKLIEKQLSFFWRPEEVDVSRDKIDYNSLPDHEKHIFISNLKYQTLLDSIQGRSPNVAFLPLVSLPELETWIETWSFSETIHSRSYTHIIRNIVNDPSVIFDDIVVNQEILRRATDIAEYYDHLIKLTQVYHLLGEGTHVIDGEPIEVNTRTLKKALYLCMMSVNALEAIRFYVSFACSFAFAERKLMEGNAKIIRLIARDEALHLNSTQHILTIMQGGKDDPEMAEIAAECQQEAYNLFLKAAEQEKEWAKYLFKDGSMIGLNEQILCQYVEYITNQRMKSVNLPLPYAEQSNPLPWMKNWLESDAVQVAPQEVEVSSYLVGQIDSAVDSDEFLDFDL; translated from the coding sequence ATGACCTACTCTACTTTTTGCCAAACACCCAACGATGCCACCCGTGAACCTATGTTCTTCGGACAATCGGTTAACGTCGCTCGTTATGACCAACAAAAATATGAAGTGTTTGAAAAACTGATTGAAAAGCAATTGTCTTTCTTCTGGCGCCCAGAGGAAGTTGACGTGAGCCGCGATAAAATCGACTACAACTCACTGCCAGATCATGAAAAGCATATTTTTATTTCGAACCTGAAATACCAAACGCTGCTCGATTCTATCCAAGGTCGCTCGCCTAACGTGGCGTTTCTGCCTTTAGTGTCGCTGCCCGAATTAGAAACTTGGATTGAGACTTGGTCATTCTCCGAGACCATCCACTCGCGCTCTTACACGCACATTATTCGCAATATCGTGAACGATCCTTCGGTGATTTTTGACGATATCGTGGTGAATCAAGAGATCCTGCGCCGCGCGACTGACATTGCCGAATACTACGATCACTTGATCAAGCTGACGCAGGTTTACCACCTGTTAGGCGAAGGCACCCATGTGATCGATGGCGAGCCGATTGAAGTCAACACTCGCACGCTAAAAAAAGCGTTGTACCTGTGCATGATGTCAGTTAACGCCCTCGAAGCGATTCGCTTCTACGTCAGTTTTGCCTGCTCATTCGCATTTGCAGAGCGTAAGCTCATGGAAGGTAACGCGAAAATTATTCGTCTTATCGCCCGTGACGAAGCACTGCACTTAAACAGCACCCAGCATATCTTAACCATTATGCAGGGCGGCAAAGACGACCCTGAAATGGCTGAGATTGCCGCAGAATGCCAACAGGAAGCGTACAACCTGTTCCTCAAGGCCGCCGAGCAAGAAAAAGAATGGGCAAAATATCTGTTCAAAGACGGCTCAATGATCGGTCTCAACGAGCAGATCCTCTGCCAATACGTTGAGTACATCACCAACCAACGGATGAAGTCCGTTAACCTGCCACTGCCTTATGCCGAGCAGTCTAACCCACTGCCTTGGATGAAGAACTGGTTAGAGAGTGACGCGGTACAAGTGGCGCCACAGGAAGTCGAAGTGTCATCTTATCTTGTCGGTCAAATCGATTCGGCCGTCGACAGTGACGAATTCCTCGATTTCGATCTCTAA
- the yfaE gene encoding class I ribonucleotide reductase maintenance protein YfaE encodes MAKSNLLLNNPFAKAPIVRLQGQPVLLFTEQHNSLLQALEAKKVTIFSECRSGFCGACKTRIISGSVSYLTEPLAELNADECLPCCCIPSEDLELDLSPEGAAVVTYHRSNSRAQTPSTRKTANLKAVPQQEVVED; translated from the coding sequence ATGGCTAAATCGAATCTGCTGTTAAACAACCCCTTTGCGAAGGCGCCCATTGTGCGCCTTCAAGGGCAACCTGTGCTGCTGTTTACCGAGCAGCACAATTCGTTGTTGCAAGCACTTGAAGCCAAAAAAGTGACCATTTTCTCTGAGTGCCGCAGTGGTTTTTGCGGCGCTTGCAAGACCCGTATTATTAGCGGCAGCGTCAGCTATTTAACCGAGCCTTTAGCCGAGCTTAATGCCGACGAATGTCTGCCCTGCTGCTGCATTCCTAGCGAAGATTTAGAACTCGATTTATCCCCCGAAGGTGCTGCCGTGGTGACCTATCACCGCAGTAACAGTCGCGCCCAAACCCCATCGACGCGTAAAACCGCCAATCTTAAAGCCGTGCCACAGCAAGAAGTGGTTGAAGACTAA
- a CDS encoding FAD-dependent oxidoreductase, translating into MSFPHLLEPLDLGFTQLKNRVLMGSMHTGLEEEKGGFEKLAAFYKERALGGVGLIVTGGISPNLRGRLTPHACQLSFPWQVGKHRIVTQAVHEAGGKICMQILHAGRYGYHPFSQAPSKIKSPITPFTPSAMSSRQVRATIKDYASSAALAKRAGYDGVEVMGSEGYLINQFISSRTNTRTDEWGGSFEKRAQFPIEIVNAIRAKVGKDFIIIFRLSMLDLVDNGSTWDEVVQLAKWLEHAGVSIINTGIGWHEARVPTIATSVPRGAFAWVTEKLKQSVSVPLIATNRINTPEIGEQIIASGQADMVSMARPFLADPEFVNKAAANTPELINTCIGCNQACLDHTFSLKRATCLVNPRACYETEINFLPTSNKKRIAVMGAGPAGMAFSVYAAMRGHEVVLFEAKSEVGGQFNLARKIPGKEEFNETIRYFLNQIKLYKIDLRLNTRLDAKVLETETFDEIVIASGVVPRELSLPGFDSPKVVDYQQVLTGQATIGNRVALIGAGGIGFDMAHYLCESESSTLNPEKWLKQWGIDKQYQHAGGLAEPAVDNSDHRQVYLLQRKTSKMGQGLGKTTGWIHRLVLKQHDVKMKTGVNYDKFDDAGLHIRVGEQTEVLAVDNVILCAGQESNRTLVDEMKATGIPVHLIGGVDVAAELDAKRAIRQGAELAMRL; encoded by the coding sequence ATGTCGTTTCCCCATTTATTAGAACCCTTAGATCTGGGATTCACCCAGCTCAAAAATCGTGTGTTAATGGGCTCCATGCACACGGGTTTAGAAGAAGAAAAGGGCGGATTTGAGAAACTGGCAGCGTTTTATAAAGAGCGCGCGTTAGGCGGCGTCGGTTTAATTGTCACCGGCGGTATCTCACCAAACCTACGTGGTCGCTTGACTCCCCATGCTTGTCAGCTGAGTTTCCCTTGGCAAGTGGGTAAACACCGCATTGTGACTCAAGCAGTGCACGAGGCTGGCGGTAAAATCTGTATGCAAATCCTGCATGCGGGGCGCTATGGTTATCATCCTTTTTCGCAGGCGCCGAGTAAAATCAAGTCGCCTATCACTCCCTTTACACCTTCGGCCATGTCGAGCCGTCAAGTTCGCGCCACTATTAAGGATTACGCCAGTTCTGCCGCCTTAGCGAAAAGAGCGGGGTACGATGGCGTTGAAGTGATGGGCTCTGAGGGGTATTTGATCAACCAATTTATCAGTTCGCGCACCAATACTCGCACCGACGAATGGGGCGGCAGTTTTGAAAAACGCGCGCAATTTCCGATAGAGATTGTGAATGCCATTCGCGCCAAAGTGGGCAAAGATTTTATTATTATCTTCCGCTTATCTATGCTCGACTTAGTCGATAACGGCTCCACTTGGGATGAAGTCGTGCAATTGGCTAAGTGGCTCGAGCATGCGGGGGTGTCGATTATCAATACAGGAATTGGTTGGCATGAGGCCCGTGTGCCAACGATTGCGACCAGCGTGCCCCGCGGCGCCTTTGCTTGGGTAACTGAAAAACTTAAACAGTCGGTTTCAGTGCCTCTGATTGCCACAAACCGTATCAATACGCCTGAGATTGGCGAGCAAATCATTGCTTCTGGTCAAGCGGATATGGTGTCTATGGCGCGGCCGTTCCTAGCCGATCCTGAGTTTGTGAATAAAGCGGCGGCCAACACGCCAGAGCTTATCAATACCTGTATTGGCTGTAATCAGGCCTGCTTGGATCATACATTCTCACTTAAACGTGCCACTTGTTTGGTCAACCCTCGTGCCTGTTATGAGACCGAAATTAACTTTTTACCTACCAGCAACAAGAAGCGTATCGCTGTGATGGGCGCGGGCCCCGCTGGGATGGCATTCTCTGTGTATGCGGCCATGCGCGGCCATGAGGTGGTGCTCTTTGAGGCGAAATCTGAGGTGGGTGGGCAGTTTAATCTGGCACGTAAAATCCCAGGAAAAGAAGAGTTTAACGAGACGATTCGTTATTTCCTCAATCAAATCAAACTGTATAAAATCGATTTGCGCTTAAATACCCGTTTAGATGCTAAGGTGCTGGAAACCGAAACCTTTGATGAAATCGTTATCGCCTCGGGCGTGGTCCCGCGCGAGTTAAGCTTGCCAGGATTTGATAGCCCCAAAGTGGTGGATTATCAACAGGTACTGACGGGCCAAGCCACGATTGGCAACAGAGTGGCCCTGATTGGTGCCGGCGGCATCGGGTTTGATATGGCGCATTACCTCTGCGAATCTGAGTCGAGCACCCTCAATCCTGAAAAATGGTTAAAGCAGTGGGGCATAGATAAACAATATCAACATGCGGGTGGGTTAGCCGAGCCTGCAGTCGATAATAGCGACCATAGACAAGTCTACTTGCTGCAACGTAAGACCTCTAAGATGGGTCAAGGCTTAGGTAAAACCACCGGCTGGATCCACCGTTTAGTGTTAAAACAGCACGATGTGAAGATGAAAACCGGTGTCAACTATGACAAGTTTGATGACGCTGGCCTACATATCCGCGTTGGCGAGCAAACTGAAGTATTAGCCGTGGATAATGTGATCCTCTGCGCCGGACAAGAATCTAACCGCACCTTAGTCGATGAGATGAAAGCAACGGGGATTCCGGTGCATTTGATTGGCGGTGTCGATGTGGCCGCCGAACTCGATGCAAAACGCGCCATTCGCCAAGGCGCCGAGCTTGCCATGCGACTCTAG
- the nrdA gene encoding class 1a ribonucleoside-diphosphate reductase subunit alpha: MNSNMTVTKRCGARETIDLDKIHRVITWAAKGLKNVSVSEVELRTHLQFFDGIPTEAIHETIIKSAADLISPESPDYQFLAARLAVFHLRKKAFGQFEPPKLYDHVTKLVELGKYDMHILQDYTREELDIMDSYIDHWRDMNFSYAAVKQLEGKYLVQNRVTHEIYESAQFLYILVAACLFARYPKETRLQYVKDFYDAVSTFKISLPTPIMAGVRTPTRQFSSCVLIECGDSLDSINATASSIVKYVSQRAGIGINAGRIRALGSPIRGGEAFHTGCLPFYKYFQTAVKSCSQGGVRGGAATLFYPIWHLEVESLLVLKNNRGVEDNRIRHLDYGVQLNKLMYQRLIKGENISLFSPSDVPGLYDAFFEDQYEFERLYLQYEQDSSIRKKTLKAVELFSLMMQERASTGRIYIQNVDHCNTHSPFDSKVAPIRQSNLCLEIALPTKPLNNIDDPNGEIALCTLSALNLGAIKNLAELEPLADLAVRALDNLLDYQDYPIKAAEISSMNRRTLGIGVINFANYLAKNGMKYSDGSANNLTHKTFEAIQFYLLKASMNLAKEKGACPLFNETTYAQGILPIDTYKRDLDKICSEPLHLDWETLRQDIKQHGLRNSTLSALMPSETSSQISNATNGIEPPRGLISVKASKDGQLKQVVPDFDELKYNYELLWQMPSNEGYLQLVGIMQKFVDQAISANTNYDPTRFEGRKVPMQTLLKDLLNAYKLGVKTLYYHNTRDGASDQHDDITNIEKEDDGCAGGACKI, encoded by the coding sequence ATGAATAGCAATATGACAGTCACAAAACGCTGTGGTGCACGTGAGACAATCGATCTCGACAAAATACACCGCGTAATTACTTGGGCAGCCAAGGGATTAAAAAACGTTTCTGTTTCTGAAGTTGAACTTCGCACGCATTTACAGTTTTTCGACGGGATCCCAACCGAAGCTATCCACGAAACGATCATCAAATCTGCGGCGGATTTAATTTCCCCAGAATCACCGGATTATCAGTTTCTGGCTGCGCGCTTAGCCGTATTCCATTTACGTAAGAAGGCCTTTGGTCAGTTCGAGCCGCCAAAGTTATACGACCATGTGACTAAACTGGTCGAGCTTGGCAAGTATGATATGCATATTCTGCAGGATTACACCCGCGAAGAACTCGATATCATGGACAGCTATATCGACCATTGGCGCGATATGAACTTCTCCTACGCGGCGGTAAAACAGCTCGAAGGTAAGTATCTGGTACAAAACCGTGTGACCCACGAGATCTACGAGAGCGCCCAGTTCCTCTATATTCTGGTGGCGGCCTGTTTGTTTGCCCGTTATCCAAAAGAAACGCGCCTGCAATACGTGAAAGATTTTTACGATGCGGTATCGACCTTTAAGATTTCTCTGCCCACGCCAATCATGGCGGGTGTACGTACGCCAACGCGTCAATTCAGTTCATGCGTTCTGATTGAATGTGGCGACAGCTTAGATTCTATCAACGCGACCGCCTCTTCTATCGTGAAGTATGTGAGCCAACGCGCAGGTATCGGTATCAACGCGGGTCGTATCCGTGCACTAGGTAGCCCAATCCGTGGCGGCGAAGCCTTCCACACCGGTTGCTTACCTTTCTACAAGTATTTCCAAACGGCGGTGAAGTCTTGCTCGCAAGGCGGCGTTCGTGGTGGTGCTGCGACCCTCTTCTACCCCATTTGGCACTTAGAAGTGGAATCCCTTCTGGTACTGAAAAACAACCGCGGTGTTGAAGATAACCGTATTCGCCACTTAGACTACGGCGTGCAGCTCAACAAGCTGATGTACCAACGTCTGATAAAAGGCGAAAACATCAGCCTGTTCAGTCCATCGGACGTGCCAGGTCTTTACGATGCCTTCTTCGAAGATCAATACGAATTCGAACGTCTGTACCTGCAATATGAGCAAGACAGCAGTATTCGTAAGAAGACATTGAAAGCAGTTGAACTGTTCTCATTGATGATGCAAGAGCGTGCTTCAACGGGCCGTATCTACATTCAAAACGTCGACCACTGTAATACTCACAGTCCATTCGACTCGAAAGTTGCCCCGATCAGACAATCTAACCTTTGTCTTGAAATCGCGCTGCCGACCAAGCCATTGAACAACATTGACGATCCAAACGGTGAAATCGCACTGTGTACGCTGTCGGCGTTAAACTTAGGTGCGATCAAAAACTTAGCCGAGCTTGAGCCATTAGCCGATTTAGCGGTGCGAGCACTGGATAACCTACTGGATTACCAAGATTATCCAATCAAAGCGGCCGAAATTTCATCGATGAACCGTCGTACCTTAGGTATTGGTGTTATCAACTTCGCTAACTACTTAGCGAAGAATGGTATGAAGTACTCCGATGGTAGCGCGAACAACCTGACTCACAAGACCTTTGAAGCGATTCAATTCTATCTGCTCAAGGCGTCAATGAATCTGGCGAAAGAGAAAGGTGCGTGCCCATTATTTAATGAGACCACTTACGCTCAAGGTATTTTACCTATCGATACCTACAAACGTGATTTAGATAAGATTTGCAGCGAGCCATTGCATTTAGACTGGGAAACACTGCGCCAAGACATCAAACAGCACGGTTTACGTAACTCGACCCTGTCTGCATTAATGCCGTCTGAAACTTCATCACAGATCTCAAACGCGACTAACGGTATCGAACCACCACGCGGTTTGATCAGCGTTAAAGCGAGTAAAGATGGCCAGTTAAAGCAAGTGGTACCTGATTTTGATGAGCTGAAATACAACTACGAGCTGCTATGGCAAATGCCAAGCAACGAAGGTTACTTACAGCTCGTGGGTATCATGCAAAAATTCGTTGACCAAGCGATTTCGGCCAACACTAACTATGACCCAACGCGTTTCGAAGGCCGTAAAGTTCCGATGCAGACTCTGCTGAAAGACTTACTTAATGCCTATAAGTTAGGTGTAAAAACGCTGTACTACCATAACACTCGCGATGGTGCATCGGATCAACACGATGACATTACCAACATAGAGAAAGAAGATGACGGCTGTGCTGGCGGCGCCTGCAAAATCTAA
- a CDS encoding nuclear transport factor 2 family protein: MGQLIAIILLLVSMSAFSSEDNLVAEMKDMDSKVFDSFNRCTDEQQLKLHESYFAEKVEFYHDNGGVTWDRQSMINNTKNYACGKYTRSLVEESFQAYPIKDFGAITEGIHKFCILETGSCDGKANFLMLWQRTNDQWQVTRVVSYGHLPN; encoded by the coding sequence ATGGGACAGCTAATCGCGATCATCTTGCTGCTTGTGTCAATGAGTGCGTTTTCGAGTGAAGATAACCTCGTTGCCGAGATGAAAGACATGGATAGCAAGGTATTTGATTCATTTAATCGTTGTACCGATGAGCAACAACTCAAGCTTCATGAAAGTTACTTTGCGGAGAAGGTCGAGTTTTACCACGACAATGGTGGTGTCACTTGGGACCGCCAATCGATGATCAACAACACCAAAAACTATGCCTGCGGCAAATACACTCGTTCACTGGTTGAAGAAAGCTTTCAAGCCTATCCGATCAAAGACTTTGGCGCGATAACTGAGGGCATTCATAAATTTTGCATCCTAGAAACAGGCAGTTGTGATGGCAAAGCCAATTTTTTAATGCTCTGGCAACGCACCAATGACCAGTGGCAAGTCACGCGGGTCGTGAGTTATGGGCATTTACCCAACTAA